The Pyrenophora tritici-repentis strain M4 chromosome 10, whole genome shotgun sequence genome contains a region encoding:
- a CDS encoding putative snare complex subunit protein, producing MSQAYEREQQNNSRLDELASKVSALRGVTIDIYDNARDQGVIDSTSDTFSSFSTTLKGSATRLTRMASSGNKVAILKLSGMIIAGVAVLYWMWHLIF from the exons ATGTCGCAAGCCTACGAGCGTGAACAGCAAAACAACTCTCGTCTGGACGAACTCGCGTCCAAAGTGTCTGCCCTCCGCGGCGTGACGATAGATATTTATGATAATGCGAGGGATCAGGGTGTTATTGATAGTACT TCCGATACTTTCTCATCCTTCTCAACCACGCTCAAGGGCTCAGCAACACGATTGACAAGAATGGCGTCGTCGGGGAATAAAGTTGCGATATTAAAACTTTCGGGAATGATAATAGCGGGGGTTGCGGTGCTGTATTGGATGTGGCATTTGATTTTTTGA
- a CDS encoding GTPase-activating protein that regulates ARFs (ADP-ribosylation factors) has protein sequence MSRRPNPAADRAEQNRATLKNLVKLEGNKTCSDCKRNKHPRWASWNLGVFICIRCSGIHRGMGTHISKVKSVDLDTWTDEQLQSVLKWGNARANKYWESKLAPGHVPSEAKIENFIRTKYESKRWVMDGPIPDPSTLEADDDDVPLKKVQEKVQIERSASQRLAQGSSQPPRQAQPQPAIDLFGDDPVPQRPSTGPPVAARGPPKAETAPPKQHKAGDSLLGLDFLGGGSSAAPPRPSSTGPAAAAPSRPDLKQSILSLYASKPAAASQPQQHARGDSFGGMASPPAQTSPQQSSFGGMNDAFSSLSFNAAPAPKPSPFSGLDSFSSTKSPPATSSSNMFGGGGNFFDSKPAAPAQSQRTMSPSSGLGDFGSFSSPAPSKPAASSMSGMNDLLDLSMPSAPATSPPVNNAFNLSSPAPTPAPKAAPAPAAVNYSGVSNMDAWGGNDVWSSPAPSQPATNATASHTQASTSSWGAPAVAQDDDFGGWSSAAPTQTTTTHTTTTQSKPAGGFGGASDDLFSNVWE, from the exons ATGTCTCGACGGCCCAACCCTGCCGCTGATCGGGCGGAACAGAATCGGGCGACGTTGAAGAACTTGGTCAAGCTCGAAGGCAACAAGACATGCTCAGACTGCAAGAGGAACAAGC ATCCGCGATGGGCGAGCTGGAACCTCGGCGTCTTTATCTGCATTCGATGCTCGGGTATCCACCGTGGCATGGGAACGCATATCAGCAAAGTCAAGTCCGTCGACCTCGATACCTGGACCGATGAGCAATTGCAGAGTGTGCTGAAGTGGGGAAATGCGCGGGCGAACAAGTACTGGGAGTCCAAGTTGGCGCCTGGCCATGTCCCGTCCGAGGCAAAGATTGAGAACTTTATCCGCACAAAGTATGAATCGAAGCGCTGGGTCATGGACGGGCCTATACCGGATCCGTCGACTCTGGAAGCTGACGATGACGATGTG CCACTGAAGAAGGTCCAGGAAAAGGTACAAATTGAACGCTCGGCTTCGCAACGTCTCGCCCAAGGCTCCAGTCAGCCTCCTCGTCAAGCGCAGCCCCAACCGGCCATCGACCTGTTCGGCGACGACCCCGTTCCTCAGCGACCGAGCACCGGACCGCCAGTGGCAGCAAGAGGGCCCCCAAAGGCGGAGACAGCCCCGCCCAAACAGCACAAAGCAGGAGATTCATTGCTAGGTCTAGACTTCCTGGGTGGAGGGTCGTCTGCGGCGCCCCCTCGACCATCCAGTACAGGCCCCGCGGCTGCAGCACCGTCAAGACCGGACCTCAAGCAGTCCATCTTGTCGCTATACGCCTCGAAACCTGCGGCAGCATCACAACCACAGCAACATGCACGTGGAGACTCGTTTGGTGGAATGGCTTCTCCGCCAGCGCAGACGTCCCCCCAGCAGTCGTCTTTTGGTGGCATGAATGATGCTTTCAGCAGCCTTTCCTTCAACGCAGCTCCAGCACCCAAGCCATCTCCATTCTCTGGCCTCGACAGCTTCTCTAGCACGAAATCGCCTCCCGCGACATCTTCGTCCAATATGTTCGGGGGCGGAGGCAACTTCTTTGACTCCAAACCTGCAGCGCCGGCTCAGTCGCAACGCACCATGAGCCCATCCAGTGGTCTGGGTGACTTTGGCTCCTTCTCCTCGCCGGCGCCGTCCAAGCCTGCAGCCTCATCTATGTCCGGAATGAACGACCTACTCGACTTGTCCATGCCATCTGCGCCCGCCACATCTCCACCAGTCAACAATGCCTTCAACCTGTCTTCACCTGCACCGACCCCTGCTCCCAAGGCCGCCCCCGCGCCCGCAGCAGTGAACTATTCTGGTGTCTCCAACATGGATGCCTGGGGCGGTAATGACGTTTGGTCATCTCCTGCGCCTAGTCAGCCTGCAACTAATGCTACCGCGTCACATACCCAGGCATCGACTTCTTCATGGGGTGCGCCGGCTGTTGCACAAGATGACGACTTTGGGGGCTGGAGCAGCGCAGCACCCACACAAACCACAACGACACATACTACGACCACTCAAAGCAAGCCTGCAGGAGGATTTGGCGGTGCAAGTGACGATCTCTTTTCTAATGTTTGGGAGTGA